In the Verrucomicrobiia bacterium genome, one interval contains:
- a CDS encoding deoxycytidine triphosphate deaminase has product MDLEGTGVYSNSQIKAAISDGHIVFHPYIEDHIAGSSVDVTLGHWFYRTERNGHSGFYNPFDESDVRRYFDGPFHADTHDFWAQANGRKPFGGIPPDHPIIILRPGERILAHTHEFIGIKAPGTSTMQARSTWGRNGVAVCLDAGWGDPGYINRWTMEIYNMNQHESVVLPVGERIAQMVFYHTGPVDGEYKNLSGKYQSNDSENLVDIINNWRPEQMLPRAYKDTRRKPREV; this is encoded by the coding sequence GTGGACCTTGAAGGTACAGGGGTTTATAGCAACAGCCAAATAAAAGCCGCCATTTCAGACGGTCATATTGTATTTCACCCTTATATAGAGGACCACATTGCCGGCAGCAGCGTGGACGTGACCTTGGGCCACTGGTTTTATCGTACCGAGCGCAATGGCCACAGCGGCTTCTACAATCCGTTCGACGAAAGCGACGTCCGGCGTTACTTTGACGGACCGTTCCATGCCGACACCCACGATTTTTGGGCGCAAGCCAATGGTCGCAAGCCCTTTGGTGGCATCCCGCCAGACCATCCCATTATTATTCTGCGGCCGGGCGAACGTATCCTGGCCCACACCCATGAATTCATCGGCATCAAAGCCCCTGGCACCAGCACCATGCAAGCCCGCAGCACGTGGGGCCGCAATGGCGTGGCCGTCTGTCTGGACGCCGGGTGGGGGGACCCTGGCTATATCAACCGCTGGACCATGGAAATCTACAACATGAACCAGCACGAGAGCGTTGTGCTGCCGGTAGGCGAACGCATTGCCCAAATGGTCTTTTACCATACCGGCCCCGTGGACGGAGAATACAAAAACCTCAGCGGCAAATACCAGTCAAATGACAGTGAAAACCTAGTAGACATCATTAACAATTGGCGCCCTGAGCAAATGCTGCCGCGAGCTTACAAAGACACCCGCCGCAAACCGAGGGAAGTGTAA